A single window of Eleginops maclovinus isolate JMC-PN-2008 ecotype Puerto Natales chromosome 19, JC_Emac_rtc_rv5, whole genome shotgun sequence DNA harbors:
- the timm9 gene encoding mitochondrial import inner membrane translocase subunit Tim9 — MTAQVTESDQIKQFKEFLGTYNKVTENCFMDCVRDFTTREVKPEESSCSESCLQKYLKMTQRISMRFQEYHIQQNEALAAKAGLLPGTRL, encoded by the exons ATGACGGCGCAGGTGACGGAGTCCGACCAGATCAAACAG TTTAAGGAGTTTTTGGGGACTTACAACAAGGTGACGGAGAACTGTTTCATGGACTGCGTCAGAGACTTCACCACAAGGGAGGTGAAGCCAGAGGAg TCAAGCTGCTCAGAGTCCTGCCTGCAGAAGTACCTGAAGATGACTCAGAGGATCTCCATGCGCTTCCAGGAGTACCACATCCAGCAGAACGAGGCCCTGGCTGCTAAAGCCGGGCTGCTGCCAGGAACCAGACTCTGA